One window of the Dermacentor andersoni chromosome 10, qqDerAnde1_hic_scaffold, whole genome shotgun sequence genome contains the following:
- the LOC126519131 gene encoding uncharacterized protein isoform X3, with amino-acid sequence MPLDRLFAGSLYNVQQRRRCNDGHDATDNSLNFQRDGQPDARAHAAAGCSSPPFDVREGPPAKKRTGPLWGSLNNVHAMVRCNDGDGDSGATSTFSERTLVGDSTTCRESYAVMKMETSSGTRSFRRL; translated from the exons ATGCCCTTGGACAG GTTATTTGCTGGGTCACTCTACAACGTGCAGCAACGGCGGCGTTGCAACGATGGCCACGACGCCACCG ATAACTCATTAAACTTTCAGCGTGACGGACAACCAGACGCTAGAGCCCATGCTGCTGCGGGATGCTCGAGTCCACCATTTGACGTTCGTGAAGGCCCTCCCGCTAAAAAGCGAACCG GACCTTTGTGGGGGTCGCTAAACAACGTGCATGCGATGGTACGCTGTAACGACGGTGACGGCGACTCCGGTGCAACGTCGACGTTCTCGGAAAG GACCCTTGTGGGTGACTCTACAACGTGCAGGGAAAGCTACGCTGTCATGAAGATGGAAACCAGTTCAGGCACTAGAAGTTTTCGGAG GTTATAA
- the LOC126519131 gene encoding uncharacterized protein isoform X4: MPLDRLFAGSLYNVQQRRRCNDGHDATDNSLNFQRDGQPDARAHAAAGCSSPPFDVREGPPAKKRTGPLWGSLNNVHAMVRCNDGDGDSGATSTFSESVMLSHSTTCRKKSATRFSALTLVDPCG, translated from the exons ATGCCCTTGGACAG GTTATTTGCTGGGTCACTCTACAACGTGCAGCAACGGCGGCGTTGCAACGATGGCCACGACGCCACCG ATAACTCATTAAACTTTCAGCGTGACGGACAACCAGACGCTAGAGCCCATGCTGCTGCGGGATGCTCGAGTCCACCATTTGACGTTCGTGAAGGCCCTCCCGCTAAAAAGCGAACCG GACCTTTGTGGGGGTCGCTAAACAACGTGCATGCGATGGTACGCTGTAACGACGGTGACGGCGACTCCGGTGCAACGTCGACGTTCTCGGAAAG TGTGATGTTGAGCCACTCGACAACGTGCAGAAAAAAGTCGGCGACAAGGTTCTCCGCATTGACATTGGTG GACCCTTGTGGGTGA
- the LOC126519131 gene encoding uncharacterized protein isoform X2, which translates to MPLDRLFAGSLYNVQQRRRCNDGHDATDNSLNFQRDGQPDARAHAAAGCSSPPFDVREGPPAKKRTGPLWGSLNNVHAMVRCNDGDGDSGATSTFSESVMLSHSTTCRKKSATRFSALTLVVAGQRVAQGQA; encoded by the exons ATGCCCTTGGACAG GTTATTTGCTGGGTCACTCTACAACGTGCAGCAACGGCGGCGTTGCAACGATGGCCACGACGCCACCG ATAACTCATTAAACTTTCAGCGTGACGGACAACCAGACGCTAGAGCCCATGCTGCTGCGGGATGCTCGAGTCCACCATTTGACGTTCGTGAAGGCCCTCCCGCTAAAAAGCGAACCG GACCTTTGTGGGGGTCGCTAAACAACGTGCATGCGATGGTACGCTGTAACGACGGTGACGGCGACTCCGGTGCAACGTCGACGTTCTCGGAAAG TGTGATGTTGAGCCACTCGACAACGTGCAGAAAAAAGTCGGCGACAAGGTTCTCCGCATTGACATTGGTG GTCGCTGGACAACGTGTAGCACAAGGACAGGCATAA